The following are encoded in a window of Castanea sativa cultivar Marrone di Chiusa Pesio chromosome 9, ASM4071231v1 genomic DNA:
- the LOC142608960 gene encoding uncharacterized protein LOC142608960, with protein MHFQRVPDEIMCRAFPTTLKGPARLWFSKIPPNTVSSFKELSKLFVNNFIRGQRHKRSSFSLLTIEQGDNESLRSFIAHFNKEALMADRMDDKLLLVAFHNGVSSDLFIHKLYDQEPQTMAELIHSAQSFMNAKDAIITKKRKRAERMETKLPCHSEQGPRSKKAWMGEKKDRDNKKAGSPSRRSLYYTPLNVPLDPVLIQIKDDPSLKWPEKMKGDPNNRNKNKYCYFLRDHGHDTNECYDLKQQIENLIRQGKLRNFLGRDHKDEKLKGKVEEQSRPPHREIRVIVGGTSARQSSKSSKTYLKVVQNVQLSGRPPRTEEVDR; from the coding sequence ATGCACTTTCAAAGAGTTCCGGATGAGATAATGTGTAGGGCCTTCCCAACCACCCTTAAGGGACCAGCACGATTGTGGTTTAGTAAAATACCTCCAAATACCGTTAGTTCCTTcaaagagttgagtaagttatTCGTCAATAACTTCATTAGAGGTCAAAGGCATAAGCGCTCCTCGTTTAGCttgctgactatagagcaaggagATAATGAAAGTTTGCGGTCCTTCATCGCCCATTTCAACAAGGAAGCCTTGATGGCGGATAGGATGGATGATAAGCTGCTGTTAGTAGCCTTCCATAATGGAGTTAGTTCAGATTTATTCATCCACAAGCTCTATGATCAAGAACCACAAACCATGGCTGAACTCATCCACTCAGCCCAAAGCTTCATGAATGCAAAAGATGCGATCATtaccaagaagaggaagagagcagaGCGGATGGAAACGAAGCTCCCATGTCATTCTGAACAAGGCCCTCGATCGAAGAAGGCCTGGATGGGAGAAAAGAAGGATAGAGACAACAAGAAGGCAGGTTCGCCTTCAAGACGAAGTCTATATTACACGCCCTTGAATGTTCCACTTGATCCAGTACTTATACAGATCAAGGACGacccatccttgaagtggccagagaaGATGAAGGGAGATCCTAATAATCGCAATAAGAACAAGTATTGCTACTTCCTTAGAGATCATGGGCATGACACGAACGAatgctatgacttgaagcagcagattgaGAATCTCATTAGGCAGGGAAAGTTGAGGAATTTTCTTGGACGAGATCATAAGGATGAGAAGTTAAAGGGGAAGGTAGAAGAGCAATCACGGCCCCCACAtagagaaataagagttattgtAGGAGGAACTTCAGCAAGACAATCCTCCAAGTCAAGTAAGACCTacttgaaggtggtgcagaatgTTCAACTCTCTGGACGACCACCAAGGACTGAGGAGGTAGACAGGTAG